ccaattccttcatttggtgaatcaaatatgtcataggagttggtcgacacaagtgctagaccggcaacaccttcatcttgagtatgttcggagtcggagtgatagcttctctcggagtgatgttcagagtcggaaccggatacccattcaccaacatgagcttgatgtcttcgttttgtgtatctctttgatgacttgtccctactttccgaatccttgcttctccgtgatgttgttcgttcataacgatcatcactactcctcctctctcttggtggtgattcttctcttctacttcttctctttggagaatcttctcttcttttgtagggtgccgtacactcattggaatagtgtctgggtctcccacaattgtagcaattgcgctctcgactggaagatcttttgtcattgtaggaccttgacttggagcttctttctttgcttctactcttgtagaatttgttgaagttcttcaccattaagctcaattcttcattgaaggtttgtttctcatttgatgatgtaggagcttcccatgaggctttataagcaccacttgacttgttgtgaagttcctacttatccttgagtgacatctcatgagcaacaattcttccaatgacctccgttggcttgagatttttgtaattgggcatcatttggatcaatgtgcacacggtatcatattttccatccaatgctcttaggatcagcttgatgatgaatttttcggtcatctcttcacttcctaagcccgcaatatcatttgtgataagagcaagcctagagtacatttcagcgacaccttcaccatccttcattttgaacttgtcaagttgactttggagcacatccaatttggattccttgacggagtcggtaccttcatgcatatcaatcaaagtatcccagatttcctttgcattctcaagacgactgattttgttgaattcttcggggcacaatccgttgaagaggatatcacaagcttgagcgttgtattgcagcatcttcaactcatccgcgctagcttcacggtttggttccctcccatcaaagaattcaccttgcaagccaatacacacaatagcccaaacggcggggttatgtccgagaatatgcattttcatcttatgcttccaactctcctaggttgtgaaaccaaggctatgaccaccaaaagctattgaaatcaaagaaaatggagaccaaagctctgataccacttgtaggaccttgaagtatgtctagaggggggggggtgattagactacttgaccaattaaaaacttaaccttttcccaattttagtctctggcagattttagctatcttagcacaagtcaagcaatcttcacatggttcaagaaagcatgcaaagagtatatgggcagcggaaagtaaagcatgcaacttgcaagaatgtaaagggaagggtttggagatttcaaatgcaatttggagacatggtgatttttgagccttggttccgataggtggagctatcgtacatccatgctgatggagacttcaacccacgaagggtagcggttgcgcgagtccacagagggctccacccacgaagggtccacgaagaagcaaccttgtttatcccaccatggccgttacccacgaaggacttgcctcactagtggtagatcttcacaaagtaggcgatctccttgcccttacaaactccttggttcaactccacaatcttgtcggaggctcccaagtgacacctagccaatctaggagacaccactctccaataagtaacaaatggtgtgttgatgatgaactccttgctcttgtgcttcaaatgatagtctccccaacactcaactgtctctcacaggatttggatctggtggaaagaagatttgagtggaaagcaacttggggaaggctagagatcaagattcatatggtaggaatggaatatcttggcctcaacacatgagtaggtatttctctctcagaaatggtaagttggaagtgtaggtttgttctgatggctctctccatgaatgaagaggaggtggaggggcatatatagcctccacacaaaatctaaccgttacacacaatttactaatattggtgggaccgaatcaacaaactcggtcacaccaatttagtaaacctagtgaccgttagtgatttttggtgggaccggcatgcaactcggtaggaccgatatggttagggttagggcataacgtaatctcggtgataccgattacacaaaatcggtgagaccgattttggtaataagctaaccagagagttggtcaggtaaactcggtgggaccgatacgctcttttcggtgggaccaaaatgttatgaaagggaaactgaGAGttcacattgcaatctcggtgggaccgatcgctcacttcggttagaccgaaacgttacgaagggaaacagagagattacaatcccatctcggtgagaccgagatccctatcggtgagaccgatttgcctagggtttgtagcagtggctatgacatctgaactcggtggctccggatagaaagaatcgctggggccgagtttgactttaggtttaggtcatatgtggatatgagaaagtaattgagggtttttggagcatatcactaagcagttgaagcaagaaactcattaagcaacacctcatccctccttgatagtattggcttttcctatagactcaatgtgatcttggatcactaaaatgtaaaatgtagagtcttgagcttttgagcttgagccaatccttttatccttagtattttgagggatccacttttctcatccatgccatgccattcattgagcttttcctgaaaagtttgtcttggaaagatgttagctcaatgagctatatgttgttaggaattaccaaaaccacctagggatagttgcactttcaatagcaTATGAGAATGAACGGAACAAGGAAAAATACAGACTCCTGCATTATCGGAGTCATGTGTTACGGACATCTAGATGCCCACAAACGTCACCTCAATTTGGTGTTAGTTTGGGGGATTTAGACCAGTCCTGACCAATTTGACGACCCTAGTTGGATGACCAAAAGTGAGTGTCCGATCTGCACTTTTGCGGGCGATTTCGTGATCTATGTTAGAGTTGCCCTGAGATGCTAGGGTTAGCATATTGAATAGGGTGACGTGCAAATTGCACTAGACACCACTGAACAAGGCAGAAGGAAAGCCTGTGAGCACATGGAGAGGTAGCTCCCGAGATGCCAGGTTTGAACGCAAACCTATAGTGGCAGCTCACCTGGAGCGTCGCAACATCATAACAACATGAATTCGCTACTCAAACTTGAAGCACATGCAAAGGAAGAATCTCAACGCATCATAGGAATGCAAAATGATATATTAGAACTAGCAttatttgcagaataaccaacaaccAACAACAAACTCATAATAACCAAGTTCAAGAGTGCAGCAAAAGACCACCAACATAAAGATAACGGAGTGAGCCATATGGTAAACCTCCTAGATCGACTGGAACCGGATCAATGTACTTACGACTTACTACTAGCATATTTTTGAACCAGAAACGATTAACAACTACTCTCAGGCATTAACAAAGCCGGGTTTCCTTCCTTGTTGGTCATTCGATTACGAGATAGTTGTTTCTTTACTTTACCCCCTCGATCTTCACTTGAAGGCCCACTAGTTCTTCATCCAGAGTTCATCCACTTCCTCTTTGGTGAGGTCGTTCTTGATGTTGAAGGTCCTGCGGATCTCCTCTGGAGTCAGCCCCTTTATCATGTCAGCGGCCTTCTGGCAGGTCAGATCCAGCAACCCCTTGATGTCCAGGTAGTTTGCAGCCTATCAAGGCAAATATAAGCATGATGGCCGGGTATCATACTTACACAAAAGAGACTAAACAGATAAGAGACAGGAGCAACATAAACAAGCTATAGTTGCATCACCCACATAGTGAGGGAGCAGAACTTCGCACTTAACTAAAATAGTAGCAAAAATGCAAATGGTGAGCGTGCAAAAGTTCATATTAAGCAAAATAGTAGCAATACAGCATGACGAGGGAGCAAAATTTCATACTTAAGCAAGATAATATCAATACATATAGTACAATCTGAAGGTGAGTTGTCTTACATGATACTGAAACAATACTATACAAGTTTTGCACACAAATGGATTCCAATATTGCCAATACAGTGCAGATGAATCATGCCAGCAACATGGATAACCCAAAACAACTATGTACACCAATAGACCTACCAGCTAGGAGCTGTAAAGAAATACATATTATATTACTTGCAAAAGCATATAATTGAAAAATGAGAAACATATACTATAGAGCTATAAACACCAATAGACCACTAACAGTAGCATTCTCATATGTGTAAAATATTATCCGGAATAAAGATACCACAAAGCATCAAAGAAAGCTCACATGCCTTACAATCTGATGGGATAAAGGTACTGAATAGTTGAACACAGATGCATCCTAGGATAGCAATCTTGACTGATGATGCAAGAAGCATCGAATAGAAATGACATCAAAGAAGTCCGACAAGCCATCACAAAACAACAACCAAACCATGTTGATGTCTTACAGTCTTGCTGACCATTTCTATAGATAATCTACCTATCTACTAATGAAATGCAAGTCAGATAGTTCAGATTTTATCACAATACTCTGCTCAAGTAAATATAATAGACTAGAGTAATGCAAATTAACTCAGGAAACAGAAATCAGCAATGTGTACAAAGCTAGGTGCATTTAACTAAGCACAATACTGATATTTTTTGTAGAAAAGCACAATACTGAAGTTATATAAATGCAACTTACAGTAGTACAACACTGAAAATATTAGCGTATCTAAGTAAACATATTTAGCAAATAAGGCAATACACTTTTACCAATATCATCAAATAGCTCTTCATATAATAGTTGTTCCATCCTATTGAGATTACAAACACTTAGGATCGCACaaccatgtaaacatgatggcaattAACCTAGAAATTAGAAAACGTAAAAAATATAAAGGTCGACAACATTCCCCCTTTTATTTATTAAAAAATTAATGAACCATTCCAATATTTTGCAGAATACCTACGACGAACATATAATGCATATCATATATCAGAGTACCTGCAACGAGTCtacagtactccctccatttacttatacaaggccactatagaaAATAcactttgcatctatacaaggccaccaacagtaatcgagacaaaagttaatgATATTTTCTTGAACTAGCAACCTATTTAAAACATGCATACAATCATAAATGATAGTCCAATCAGCTTCCTACCCTTTCCTTGCATGTATTTGGTGTATTAATGATCCCAGTATAGGAAGAGAAAAGTTGATTTACAAAGAAGacattaaattttaccttggtacctgtaatatgagtttgtggccttgtatataaaaatagagggagtactacctagttccTAACCCAACAATGCCATGAGACCCTAAAATCACGAGCACACGAAGCACAAATCTGGGGTACCAATACTAACCAttcaaaatcacaaaaaaaacccgCCTCTAAATAGCAGGAACAAGATCCCTTGATGAGTACTAACTAGAAGGAGCACGATGGGGAGGGTTGGATGGAAATCTCACCAAGATGAGGTCGAAGAGGATGCGTTGTTCGACGTCGACGAAATCCTTGTCGAAGGTCTTGAGGTACCGCTCGGAGGCCTTGGTGGTGGAGTCTGTGGCTTCGGCTCCGTGCTTCTCCACGTGCTGCTTGCAGTATTTGATGACCATGGCAAGGATCTCTGCTTTGACATTGGGGAGGGGGATGATGTTGTTGGCGCAGTCATCCTCGATCATGTGCTTGATGGCCTGTGACTCCATCGCCACCATCTCCTCCACCACAAACTCCATGCCGTCGGAGCTCCTCAGCGTGAGCTTCTTCTCCGGTGCCACTGCTGCCGCGGCCGCCATTGATCCGATCGCCTGGGAGACTGGGGTGGCTAGGTGGTACGAGGCGAGAAACCTTAGGAGCGAAGGTGAAGGGGGAGTTTGGGGGTGGAGGGGAGGTGCTTTTATTTTTGGATCGCGAAGGGGAAAGGTGGATTTTCTTTATGGAATGGAAAAGGTCTAAAATTATTACCATTATCATTTAGGGAAACGCCAAAGCTTCACCCGGTCGCATAGCTCCCTCCCATGCGCCACGCTACACCTACCAATGCAAGGGCGCCACGCTACACCCACCAATGGTAGGGCGCCACACTACACCTGCAAATGCCAGGGCGCCACGCGTCCTTGCGGGCCTATGCACATCCCTTCTCTCCTGCTTATCTTATTTTTCCCTCTCATTGGAC
Above is a window of Triticum dicoccoides isolate Atlit2015 ecotype Zavitan chromosome 5B, WEW_v2.0, whole genome shotgun sequence DNA encoding:
- the LOC119306003 gene encoding SKP1-like protein 1 — its product is MAAAAAVAPEKKLTLRSSDGMEFVVEEMVAMESQAIKHMIEDDCANNIIPLPNVKAEILAMVIKYCKQHVEKHGAEATDSTTKASERYLKTFDKDFVDVEQRILFDLILAANYLDIKGLLDLTCQKAADMIKGLTPEEIRRTFNIKNDLTKEEVDELWMKN